The Fulvia fulva chromosome 1, complete sequence region gtatagcccgctcggtagtaaagcacgttattATATAACTACTTATCGTATCTATAGTCTTAAGTAGCTCTAAGTATTTATTACGGCTACGTAAGCGGCCCGCTTAGACCCGCGCTACCGGCTTACCTAAATAGGTAAAAGACGAGGTCGTAAAGCTCGTAAGCTTTATACTAGCGGAGCCTTATCTAGACTTACTTCGGATAATAGACTACCCTAAGTACCGCCGTAATAGTATTAAAACGCGTAAATTCGCGATATTATATTTCTTTATAGATACGTTCTATAGTAATCTATAAAGCTACGCGGTCTAGTATTAGACCCTTAGGGGATTGAAGAGTAGTAGGTATGATGTGATTGGCCGAGATTCTGTCACGTGTTTTTGCCTGAGGCTCTATTACCTACACCCGCCACTTACTTTCAATCCACAGGGTCTGAATGGAGATAGGGTGACCCGAAAGGAGAACATTATAGAATGGCATCAGAGTGGTACGGCAGCAGGGTCTATACATCATTCTCCGACATAGCGTCTTGAGCATTCATTCTTCTATTCTATCATATTTGAGCTTCAGCTTCAAATTACTTCCACCCTATGTTCCGCATCGAGATATTGCCACACCTCAGAAGCCCAGCCTGAGAGGTGTGCAGAATCGAAAGAGGCTGTTTGATCCTGAACTGGCCCCGATGCCTAGTGTCCAATGCAGATGCCAATTGTAATCTACAAGGAAGACATAAGAAATATGCATGGCCGATCCTGCGGAGCCTGCTCTGCCAATTCGCTGGCGAGTATTCCAGAATGACCAAACAGAACGCCGCCCAGCAATCCAATGCAAATGGGGTATAAGACTTTGTATACAGAGTGCCGTCCCAAGCAACAaggttgttgttgttgttacCGTGCAAAAATGTGTTGTCCCGCGCAACACCGGCTCAACATGATGAGATTTAATCAATAAGGTCTCTTCGCGCGTGTGATTTGCCTGCGTGATCAATTGATCGAGTCGCGGTCCATACTCGAGGTTCGACTCAGCGGACCGGCAATGTCGCTCGAGCTGTCGCCTTTCCTGCGTCCGTTCGTGCTTGGCGTTCGGCTGAAGATTCCGCGGAGGGACCCACGCGTAGAGGACCAGCCATTCCTGTTGACTTCTCCACCACGAGAGAAGGCCGAGGCTTGTGTGAACCCGCTGGCGTTGTCTTCCTGCTGGAGAGCAATGGGCGCCTCCTTCCGAATCTTGACGAATAATTTGGCGTCACGATACTGCTCGCCTTGTGGATTGAAAAGAGGCAAGTGCCGGTACCCTTGCTGCAGACTGTCGAGCTTTGCAGTGAATGTGGCCAGTAGAGCACTGTTTGAGGCAGATTTCTTGCCCTCGGGCGCGTTCCATACCGTCCACCGAACGAAAATCAGGCTGGGATACTTCGTCTCCACCGCGAGCGTGATAGGCTGGTTGTACTGTGGATCGAAGCCGTTGCCATCTACGATCCGCGTTCGCTTGCGAAGAGGAGAGCCGATGCCTGAAGACCCATCAGGCGCTGACGCGTCCACGCCTCCCTCCGCAGTCGCGATGCCACGTGCTTTGTCTTCGGCCGAATACATCTCGAATTCAATGTAGGGATTCATGCCGCCCTCCGTACTCTGGTTTCGTGGTCGTGGCAGGCGCTGCGCTGAGATGATATCCACGCTGAACTTGACCAGCTTTTTGCCTTTCTTTTCCTTTCCCCCGGCGGCGTTTGAGACGAAACCTGCTATAGGCTGATGTTTGGCATGTCTCAGCTCCTCCGGCTTCAGTACATAGCCAAGTCGATCTGACCCAGCCGCAAACATGGCCTCGTTGACTTGCTGATGAACGTCGTACGTTTGCCAGTTGAGCGCGGCCATTTGAACACCACGGCGCCACGACTGCAGAGGATTGAAGTTCGACGAATCGACGCGCTTAGCGCCAGGGTATACTCGCATGAGATGACGCAAGTTGTGTGATTCGAGTAGTGCCTTGTTGTCGGTATTCTTGGCGCACAACCGGTCGAACTGGTTTTCGGCAAGCGAGTATATGTGGTTGTACAGTTTCGCGTCCTGAGCTTCGAAGCCTGTGAATTTGATGCCCTGGGTGTAGACGCCCAGCTTGCCGAGCTCGTGCGTGATCCTGGTAGTCTTACGAGGCTTTTTTGATTTTTCAGACGAAGGTGGGATCTCGTCGCTGTCGTCGGCAGAACTGCTGGGTGTCGCCATCGGCCCAAATGCCACAGATCCGTGCGCCGGGAGTAAGGGATAGCTTTCAGAGAAGCTGGTCGCCGCAGAGGCCGAGAGTGATGGGGACGACATCGCACTTTGGTTCTCGACCGAGGAAGTACGGCTGAAGGCTGTGAGGCTTTGCGCTCTGCTACTCCCGTCTGGACGAGGACCAACTTCAGCATTTTCGGAGCTCATCGGATTCTGCTCAGTGCCTTCAGATGCTTTGACCTTGATGAGAATCTTGTTCTTGAGCTCTTCAGGGGACGGTAGCACCATTGTGTTGGAGTTGAGCGTCTCAGTAACCATCATGTCTCCAAAATACTTCTTCATCAGCCCTACCATAGCGACTTGCTGTACAGAACTGCAGTGTACTTCTAGCGAGACGATGAGCGGATACGGGGAGCTGTTGAAGGCGTATTTGGCAATGACAGAAACACAATCTTCGAAGGGTATTCTGGTAGTCATCGTGAACCCGTGCGTGACCATGGGCCTTCCATTGTCGCCATTCCAGCAGTCAATCTCGATACAACGGCAGCCTTTGACGAGCGCCGCGATATACCCTTCTACACTCGAAGCGCCGGCGACTTGCCGCCCAAGCAGATATGTGTTGTGTGAGCTCGAGATGTAGTACTCATTGAGTGGCCGGTCCAGTGTAGGCTCACTTTTCAGCGGTTTGAGCGGTGTACTGTGAgaggacgtaaggaagcttTGGAAGCCTTGCATGCTCAGAGTCCGGTGTGTCAAGGATGAACCCTTGTCCGATGAGGGAAGTGGCTTTGTCGGACGGGCGTATTTATCGAAAACGCTTTCCCAGTGGCTACGTTCTTTGACGGCGTCAACCATCTGTTCACGCTTGAGGAACTCCATGAACGTTTCCAGGTCCATATCAATCTGGGTGCCATACTTCATATTACGATAAATATGCTGAatgtcctttcgttctcgGAATGATTGGACGAAGTGCTTGTACTGCTCGTAGTCCAACCCGGCGGTCTCGTCGGATGTGACTGACCTGAAGTGTGTCCTGACAGCAGACTCGGAACAGTTGATCTCCAGCTTGCGGCAGAGCCATCTGGCATCATCGAGAGCGAACCGGCCGTCGCTCGGTACCGTTTTGCGAGTCATGACCTGGTGCCAAGCCATTGACACGCTCCTGTCGCTCTTTTCTGGATTGGACGACAAAGCGTTCATGATTTCGATGCGTTCTCTTGTGACTGTGTTCAGTGCGTTTGTCCACAGCCCGAGAAGATAATCGTCAGGCATCAGGACATGCATAGTCTTGATTGCCCTCCCTTTCGAACGTTCCGGCACATCGTACACAATGGTGACCCATCTACCTTCGTGTTCTGGCAGCACCTGCACATCATCCCTCGCGTTCCTCGACTCGACACCGATGCGAACCTCGCGGACATCGTCTATGAAAAAAGATTTGCTTGGGTTTGACGAGTGCCAGCACACCCGTGCTGAATTGGAGTCGAGCCATAACCGAATGCGCTTCTGACGCCGCTTCGTCAACTTCGTGAGCCAAGTTCCTGCCTCGAGGACGGCCGAATTTGCGGGAGCTATGCCACCTTCGAAAGCATTATCGACGGTGCTGCTCGAAGCAGCGCCAGGTCGACCAGCCAAGCTGATACCAAGAGCGTTGTGATGATCGCCTAGAGAGGATGGATAGGGAGTATCTTCGATCACGTCCTCAGTGGTACTGTCTAGTTCGAGGTCCGAGACTTGTTCTCCCATGTCAGAAGCGCCGTTACTGTCGCTGCGCCGCCTGATCAGGGTGGGTCCTGCACTTGGATCTCTCAGCCGCAGAGAATGCTGCGTCGATGCCCTGCGGCGAAGTCTATTAGACGCACCCCGAGACAATCTGCGGATAATTCCAGGGCTGCTTCTAAAGCTAGGGCTTCTTCCTAGACTAGGACTCCGCCCGGTCGTCATTGCCTCTACCATAGCATTGTGCGTACTAGCGCGCGTGTGCGGAGAAGGCGAGCGTTCCAGAAAGGAATGGTCTGCGAATGCCGGAGCATGAGTTGGGAGGACCTGGGCTGTCATGGTGCTGTCCGGCAGCGAAGTCTGAGAAGTGGAAGGCTTGCCTTTAATAGTATGCGCCCTGTAGAGAGAGCTGCTTCTACTTGGCAGAGAAGCGCTCACGCCGCTAGTAGCTGCTGGTGTCACCGCGGTGGCCGCATTGGCCGCATTGGCACTTGGCACAGGCAGTGCGCGGACTGAAGCAGCTACTGTTTTAGTGGTCGCAGCATTGGATGATGCGGCTTTCGCTGGGAAGGCATCTTGGTCGTGCACGGTAGATGGTAGGTTCATGGTCTGTCGTGCAGTCGTGGAGTAGAGGAGAGCTAATCGTTTCGACCTCGCCTACGCATATTGCCCGTGCATACAACGGCGCCGCCCAATGCTTAATGGTAGCACAGGAACCACAGCCGGTCAAAGCGCCGTGCAGAAAGGTGTGGATAGCCGTATGCGGGTGCGATGTCGAAGGTTGACAGCTGTGGGAGCCAGAGGTGGAGTGAGCGTGTGCGCAGTCGGACGGCCGGGGGGCGCGCAGACAAGACACGGGCTTGGTATATCGAGATGGATGGAGGTGTAGTGGGTAGCACAGGCGACGCTTCGTGTCTCTGACAGAGGTGACGGTTTCAGTGGTTCCCGTGCTTCATCAATGCGCCCAGCGCATTCGGGAGGAGCCTGCCTCGAGTGCGAACAGCAGTATCGCTCTATCTTGGACGTTCGCTGCGCCAGGCAGACGAACGACTCGACACGCAGGACTGCGCCGCGCTGGGATCGTGCAGACGCCGGTCTTATGCAGGGCGCGGTGGAAATAGTAAGGCTGAGCGTATGCTGTGCGTCGACGTGGGGTGCAGCGTGCAGCGTGCAGCGCGCAGCGCGCAGGTGGGCGCACTCGTTGGACGCCGAACGGACCGGCAGGCGCGGTGAGCGAGTTGAACAGGCTGAGGTGAAGTGAAGGAACGGGCGTGTGTCGGTCTGGCGAAGGAGTGTCTGGCAGGCAGAGGATGAAGGAACGCTGTACGCTGCTGCGGCTGCGGGTGGTGGTAGTGGTGATGATGGTGGTGGTGGTAGTGATTAAGAGTGGGCGGCGGCGACGGGGAGAGGTGCGGTGCAGTGCAGTGCAGTGCAGTGCAGCACAGTGCGGTGCGAGGCAAAGAAAGTCGTCGAACAGCTCGCAGCCAGGGCCAAGCGAGTCGCGTGCGTGTGGACAGCCCGACAGCACGCTGTGCCAGCTCCAGTTCTTCGACCCGGGGATTCATGTTTTAGGCGTGAACGCTAATCCCGTCCCTTGCACTTGGAACGCGCTTTGGATCTTCCGCATGTCGCTGCGCTACACGATCGAGCACCACTGCACGCCGTTGCCCGGGGGTCAGTCATCAGTCGATGATACATGTTCGTCACCAGCATCTCGTCTACGACTGCGCAGCGCTGCTGCACCGCGCCCGCACAACGCCAGCGCCCGCACAACGCCAGCGCCCGCTCGCCGGTCG contains the following coding sequences:
- a CDS encoding 1-phosphatidylinositol 4,5-bisphosphate phosphodiesterase delta-4, producing the protein MNLPSTVHDQDAFPAKAASSNAATTKTVAASVRALPVPSANAANAATAVTPAATSGVSASLPSRSSSLYRAHTIKGKPSTSQTSLPDSTMTAQVLPTHAPAFADHSFLERSPSPHTRASTHNAMVEAMTTGRSPSLGRSPSFRSSPGIIRRLSRGASNRLRRRASTQHSLRLRDPSAGPTLIRRRSDSNGASDMGEQVSDLELDSTTEDVIEDTPYPSSLGDHHNALGISLAGRPGAASSSTVDNAFEGGIAPANSAVLEAGTWLTKLTKRRQKRIRLWLDSNSARVCWHSSNPSKSFFIDDVREVRIGVESRNARDDVQVLPEHEGRWVTIVYDVPERSKGRAIKTMHVLMPDDYLLGLWTNALNTVTRERIEIMNALSSNPEKSDRSVSMAWHQVMTRKTVPSDGRFALDDARWLCRKLEINCSESAVRTHFRSVTSDETAGLDYEQYKHFVQSFRERKDIQHIYRNMKYGTQIDMDLETFMEFLKREQMVDAVKERSHWESVFDKYARPTKPLPSSDKGSSLTHRTLSMQGFQSFLTSSHSTPLKPLKSEPTLDRPLNEYYISSSHNTYLLGRQVAGASSVEGYIAALVKGCRCIEIDCWNGDNGRPMVTHGFTMTTRIPFEDCVSVIAKYAFNSSPYPLIVSLEVHCSSVQQVAMVGLMKKYFGDMMVTETLNSNTMVLPSPEELKNKILIKVKASEGTEQNPMSSENAEVGPRPDGSSRAQSLTAFSRTSSVENQSAMSSPSLSASAATSFSESYPLLPAHGSVAFGPMATPSSSADDSDEIPPSSEKSKKPRKTTRITHELGKLGVYTQGIKFTGFEAQDAKLYNHIYSLAENQFDRLCAKNTDNKALLESHNLRHLMRVYPGAKRVDSSNFNPLQSWRRGVQMAALNWQTYDVHQQVNEAMFAAGSDRLGYVLKPEELRHAKHQPIAGFVSNAAGGKEKKGKKLVKFSVDIISAQRLPRPRNQSTEGGMNPYIEFEMYSAEDKARGIATAEGGVDASAPDGSSGIGSPLRKRTRIVDGNGFDPQYNQPITLAVETKYPSLIFVRWTVWNAPEGKKSASNSALLATFTAKLDSLQQGYRHLPLFNPQGEQYRDAKLFVKIRKEAPIALQQEDNASGFTQASAFSRGGEVNRNGWSSTRGSLRGIFSRTPSTNGRRKGDSSSDIAGPLSRTSSMDRDSIN